From Dreissena polymorpha isolate Duluth1 chromosome 15, UMN_Dpol_1.0, whole genome shotgun sequence, a single genomic window includes:
- the LOC127859884 gene encoding hemagglutinin/amebocyte aggregation factor-like: MHLLTGLVICTFVVQRSSCYLDLEDWDNNFDEKLDFKCPFRNQFISTVVSVHHNGAEDRRFKLNCRNIISGGRGDQDASCEDSGYVNDWDGVVNFQCPGDGYINGMQSVHDNWTEDRRWSFYCCSMPGYSPFHCKQTGWTNDFDRIQNYRVPDGFIMTGVYSEHDNGPEDRRFKYRICRAGVK; encoded by the exons ATGCATTTACTCACAGGACTGGTCATCTGTACATTCGTCGTCCAACGGAGCTCGTGTTATTTGGATTTGGAGGATTGGGACAACAACTTTGACGAGAAGCTTGACTTCAAATGTCCATTCCGTAATCAGTTCATTTCAACCGTAGTCAGCGTACACCATAATGGCGCTGAGGATAGACGGTTCAAATTGAATTGCCGAAACATCATTTCTGGTGGAAGAGGAGATCAGGATGCATCCTGTGAAGATTCAG GATATGTCAACGACTGGGATGGAGTTGTGAACTTCCAGTGCCCAGGAGATGGGTACATAAACGGAATGCAAAGTGTTCATGACAATTGGACCGAAGACAGGAGATGGAGTTTCTACTGCTGCAGCATGCCtg GTTACAGCCCTTTCCACTgcaagcagacagggtggaccaATGACTTCGATCGTATCCAGAACTACCGTGTGCCCGATGGCTTCATAATGACAGGCGTTTATTCGGAGCATGATAATGGCCCCGA GGACAGACGTTTCAAATATAGGATTTGCAGAGCTGGGGTAAAATAA